From the genome of Pyxidicoccus trucidator, one region includes:
- a CDS encoding DUF2169 family type VI secretion system accessory protein, which translates to MWALNNRTAYAAERNWTRDRDGLHWWLVAVKATFDIGPDGRLKLADEQLPPVLIPESFGEPGRSSLRYDSDLLAPKPGTDLLVSAHAHAPRGRPAPTVPVSLRVGRLHKVLVVHGERTYEQGWSGVTPGRPQPFITRPIQYELAFGGSDLSGLDPAKHRIDERNPIGRGFATRGAHLAGKPAHAIEYPSGDPATMGPAGFGPIDSSWMPRRKLAGTYDARWERTKKPLLPDDFDPAFALSAPVDQRPENPLEGGESVELMNMTHEGALRFELPRISLGFKTRIGMRREEHGPRLTTVLVEPEARRLCLVWQSALRVRAPEADYLDETEIFEWKGDS; encoded by the coding sequence ATGTGGGCGCTGAACAACCGCACGGCGTATGCAGCAGAGCGCAACTGGACGCGAGACAGGGACGGACTCCACTGGTGGCTCGTCGCCGTCAAGGCGACGTTCGACATCGGGCCTGATGGGCGGCTGAAGCTCGCGGACGAGCAGCTTCCGCCGGTATTGATTCCGGAGTCCTTCGGCGAGCCGGGCCGCTCCAGCCTGCGATACGACTCCGACCTGCTGGCGCCGAAGCCGGGCACGGACCTCCTCGTGAGCGCGCATGCACACGCGCCTCGCGGAAGACCGGCGCCCACGGTGCCGGTCTCGCTCCGGGTCGGGCGGCTCCACAAGGTGCTCGTCGTGCACGGAGAGCGGACCTACGAGCAAGGCTGGTCCGGCGTGACGCCGGGCCGGCCCCAGCCCTTCATCACGCGGCCCATTCAGTATGAGCTCGCCTTTGGTGGCAGCGACCTGTCAGGCCTCGACCCGGCGAAGCACCGCATCGACGAGCGGAACCCCATCGGACGCGGCTTCGCGACGCGCGGCGCCCACCTCGCCGGAAAACCGGCCCACGCCATCGAGTATCCCAGCGGAGACCCCGCGACCATGGGCCCGGCGGGGTTCGGTCCCATCGATTCCTCGTGGATGCCCCGGCGCAAGCTCGCGGGGACGTACGACGCGCGGTGGGAGCGCACGAAGAAGCCGCTGCTCCCGGATGACTTCGACCCCGCGTTCGCGCTGAGCGCCCCGGTGGATCAGCGGCCCGAGAATCCCCTGGAGGGCGGAGAGTCCGTCGAGCTGATGAACATGACTCACGAGGGGGCCCTGCGCTTCGAGCTCCCGCGCATCTCGCTCGGCTTCAAGACGCGCATTGGTATGCGCCGCGAGGAGCATGGCCCGCGGCTGACGACGGTCCTGGTGGAGCCCGAGGCGCGGCGCCTGTGCCTGGTGTGGCAGAGCGCACTGCGCGTGCGCGCCCCGGAGGCGGACTATCTCGATGAGACGGAGATCTTCGAGTGGAAGGGGGACTCATGA
- a CDS encoding tyrosine-type recombinase/integrase, protein MHILRHTFCSRLAMAGAPAKAIQELAGHQNRSITQRYAPEPCGQVGGHAAARRTKQEAGNENGLETLRSPARFNRRGRGDRI, encoded by the coding sequence ATCCACATCCTCCGCCACACTTTCTGCTCGCGGCTGGCGATGGCAGGAGCCCCGGCGAAGGCCATCCAGGAGCTGGCTGGGCACCAGAACCGCTCCATCACCCAGCGCTACGCACCTGAGCCCTGCGGCCAGGTCGGCGGCCATGCGGCTGCTCGAAGGACGAAGCAGGAGGCCGGAAATGAAAACGGGCTGGAGACCTTGAGATCTCCAGCCCGCTTCAATCGACGTGGTCGGGGAGACAGGATTTGA
- a CDS encoding glycosyltransferase family 4 protein codes for MSTSPPRIAFAIETTLGNAVFLQNLKSAMARRTDITPVWLPIDEHADDVWEQLPVVRSRLSLRGGLRTRSALRRAVAQVPVHAAVVHTQRMAHLAHDFMSRVPSVISTDATPSGLEDYLRYYGLRSQHAGWVGRAKNALHRRTYAVAKGMLSFSDFTKRSLVKEYGVPDARFHVVWPSVDTGLWCPNPERKQRDGVVRLLFVGGDLGRKGGELLLRWARATRLRNWQLDLVTSTSFEAPPRVRVHVGMQPNSPELIGLAQAADLFVLPTMADMSSWAIAEAKAAGLAVVTTPTGGVGELVRDDVDGKLVPVGDYEALARALDALVASPDTLRAMGREARCMAEERMDLRTTCDRMLAFIRGVTGV; via the coding sequence ATGTCGACGTCGCCCCCCCGCATCGCCTTCGCCATCGAGACGACTCTCGGTAACGCGGTCTTCCTCCAGAATCTCAAGAGCGCGATGGCACGGCGCACCGACATCACGCCGGTGTGGCTGCCCATCGACGAGCACGCCGACGATGTGTGGGAGCAGCTCCCTGTCGTGCGCTCGCGCCTGTCCCTCAGGGGCGGACTGCGGACGCGCTCAGCACTGCGACGGGCCGTCGCGCAGGTCCCGGTGCATGCCGCCGTCGTTCACACCCAGCGGATGGCGCACCTGGCCCATGACTTCATGAGCCGGGTGCCCAGCGTGATTTCGACGGACGCCACTCCCAGCGGCCTGGAGGACTACCTGCGGTACTATGGATTGCGCTCCCAACACGCCGGATGGGTGGGCCGAGCGAAGAACGCGCTGCACCGTCGCACGTACGCCGTGGCGAAGGGGATGCTGTCCTTCTCGGATTTCACCAAACGCTCGCTGGTGAAGGAGTACGGCGTTCCCGACGCGCGCTTTCATGTCGTCTGGCCCAGCGTCGACACCGGGCTCTGGTGTCCGAACCCGGAGCGCAAGCAGCGTGACGGCGTGGTGCGGCTGCTCTTCGTGGGAGGCGACCTGGGGCGCAAGGGCGGCGAGCTGCTGCTGCGCTGGGCCCGGGCGACGCGCCTGCGCAACTGGCAGCTGGACCTGGTGACCTCCACGTCCTTCGAGGCGCCGCCCCGCGTTCGTGTCCACGTCGGCATGCAGCCGAACTCGCCCGAGCTGATTGGCCTCGCCCAGGCCGCGGACCTGTTCGTGCTGCCGACGATGGCGGACATGTCGTCGTGGGCGATTGCCGAGGCGAAGGCCGCGGGCCTCGCCGTGGTGACGACGCCTACGGGTGGCGTGGGTGAGCTCGTTCGCGACGACGTGGACGGGAAGCTCGTGCCAGTGGGGGATTACGAGGCGCTCGCGCGCGCGCTGGACGCGCTGGTTGCGAGCCCGGACACGCTGCGCGCCATGGGCCGCGAGGCCCGCTGCATGGCCGAGGAGCGGATGGACCTGCGCACGACGTGCGACCGGATGCTCGCCTTCATCCGCGGGGTGACCGGCGTCTGA
- a CDS encoding SdpA family antimicrobial peptide system protein yields MISIGYVIYPTLPYSPVRLPFAQLAQTFLWAPQGWSFFTRDPREQKQTLYVRHGDQWESTLLAPHGRLSNIGGLRRKSRSQGVEMALLLSRVPANEWQECSAPLEECLAKQPTGRPLRNTSPAPTLCGTVAVVQQKPVPWAWARSARPVTMPFRILSMDVSC; encoded by the coding sequence ATGATTTCCATCGGGTACGTCATCTACCCCACGCTCCCCTACAGCCCGGTGCGCCTGCCGTTCGCGCAGCTGGCCCAGACCTTCCTCTGGGCGCCCCAGGGGTGGTCCTTCTTCACGCGCGACCCACGCGAGCAGAAGCAGACCCTCTACGTCCGCCACGGCGACCAGTGGGAGTCGACCCTGCTCGCGCCCCATGGCCGCCTCTCCAATATCGGAGGACTGCGCCGCAAGTCGCGCTCGCAAGGGGTGGAGATGGCGCTGCTGCTCAGCCGCGTCCCCGCCAATGAATGGCAGGAGTGCAGCGCACCGCTGGAGGAGTGTCTGGCGAAGCAGCCGACGGGACGCCCCCTGCGCAACACCTCACCCGCTCCAACCCTGTGCGGCACGGTTGCCGTCGTGCAGCAGAAGCCGGTTCCCTGGGCGTGGGCACGTTCTGCCCGGCCCGTCACGATGCCCTTCCGCATCCTTTCAATGGACGTCTCATGCTGA
- a CDS encoding SMI1/KNR4 family protein produces MSAQEEIDLEFLEVEDLLLRTVPGLAEQWRGATPDEVEQLERIAGRPLPRFYRWFLSRMGQSMGPLAYPSQDFSARRVLDCYARKLVAPNPRFLLMGYESDEMMPLHAFYDLDAPARGDATVTARYARGGDDPVDRFETFHEMLSWSALFRFRFEQMSQTCEGTLYREDADLLSLLAPVLSSLGFTQPLTTGHYCGLYERADAVMICGGTPRENLENVRTFLLGGSNAGVLRRILGEVAKESSLEVEVNTWTPALR; encoded by the coding sequence GTGTCAGCACAAGAAGAAATAGACCTTGAGTTCCTCGAGGTGGAGGACCTCCTCCTGCGGACCGTGCCCGGGCTCGCGGAGCAGTGGCGGGGTGCCACGCCCGATGAAGTCGAGCAGCTCGAGCGCATCGCCGGGCGTCCCCTGCCACGGTTCTATCGCTGGTTCCTGAGCCGCATGGGGCAGAGCATGGGGCCGCTGGCCTATCCCAGCCAGGACTTCTCCGCGCGGCGCGTGCTGGACTGCTACGCCAGGAAGCTCGTCGCGCCCAATCCCCGGTTCCTGCTCATGGGATACGAGTCCGACGAGATGATGCCCCTGCACGCGTTCTATGACCTCGACGCGCCCGCGCGGGGGGATGCGACGGTGACGGCGCGGTACGCGCGCGGGGGCGACGACCCCGTCGACCGGTTCGAGACCTTCCACGAGATGCTGTCGTGGAGCGCGCTGTTCCGATTTCGGTTCGAGCAGATGTCCCAGACGTGCGAGGGGACGCTCTATCGCGAAGACGCGGACCTGCTCTCCCTCCTCGCCCCGGTGCTGAGCAGCCTGGGGTTCACGCAGCCTCTCACTACCGGCCACTACTGCGGACTGTATGAGCGGGCCGACGCGGTCATGATCTGCGGCGGCACGCCCAGAGAGAACCTCGAGAACGTGCGCACATTCCTGCTCGGTGGGAGCAACGCCGGAGTCCTCCGGAGAATCCTCGGGGAGGTCGCGAAGGAGTCCTCGCTGGAAGTCGAGGTCAACACCTGGACTCCGGCGCTTCGTTGA
- a CDS encoding DUF4150 domain-containing protein, giving the protein MSNVSVNAPKTPVTEGSSGVAVATLPNVCKMPGPPAPFVPTPLPNIGKSGTDPKNYSKTVTIGGKKVAIKGATFGSMGDAASKGTGGGIVSANVEGPTSFLGPGSMDVKFEGKNVQLLGDPMLNNGGPSGSPANAATMLGVIQKTGALLVVSGKDVCPLCRKVHGSEGSLKETPVTQADAAQLEVKLTKKIFAGEFPEEELPWGRMLGVAQCKCGQKYADHSSNTIEVFCKSVSELGWNAPKPGTTRREVRAFVDNRFKEHSKNVEKAWARAQRFHEQFVNKKTTAAAYPPGGCAGPKALVLAMDHGARVTGLTERWFRSDGQPVSAKIRFIDKNGREVERHFAHGKSVPPCMACTVILPLLICPEEEMKCQHKKK; this is encoded by the coding sequence ATGAGCAACGTCTCAGTGAATGCACCGAAGACGCCGGTGACCGAGGGCTCCAGTGGGGTCGCCGTGGCAACGCTGCCCAACGTGTGCAAGATGCCCGGGCCTCCGGCGCCGTTCGTGCCGACGCCGCTGCCCAACATCGGGAAGAGCGGAACAGACCCGAAGAATTACTCCAAGACGGTCACCATCGGGGGGAAGAAGGTCGCCATCAAGGGCGCCACCTTCGGCTCCATGGGCGACGCGGCCAGCAAGGGGACAGGGGGTGGCATCGTCTCCGCCAACGTGGAAGGCCCCACCAGCTTCCTCGGCCCCGGGTCCATGGACGTGAAGTTCGAGGGGAAGAACGTCCAGTTGCTCGGTGACCCCATGCTCAACAATGGCGGGCCGAGCGGGAGCCCAGCCAACGCGGCGACGATGCTCGGGGTGATCCAGAAGACCGGAGCCCTCCTCGTCGTCAGCGGGAAGGACGTGTGCCCCCTGTGCAGGAAGGTGCATGGCAGCGAGGGCTCGCTGAAGGAAACCCCTGTGACCCAGGCCGACGCCGCTCAGCTGGAGGTCAAGCTCACCAAGAAGATCTTCGCCGGTGAGTTCCCCGAAGAGGAGCTTCCGTGGGGAAGGATGCTCGGCGTCGCTCAGTGCAAGTGCGGGCAGAAATACGCGGACCACTCGAGCAACACCATCGAAGTCTTCTGCAAGAGCGTCAGCGAGCTTGGCTGGAACGCGCCCAAGCCCGGCACCACCCGCAGGGAGGTCCGAGCGTTCGTTGACAATCGCTTCAAGGAACACAGCAAGAACGTGGAGAAGGCCTGGGCGCGGGCCCAGCGGTTCCATGAGCAGTTCGTGAACAAGAAGACCACCGCGGCGGCCTACCCACCGGGAGGCTGTGCCGGCCCCAAGGCACTCGTGCTGGCGATGGACCATGGCGCGCGCGTCACGGGGCTGACGGAGCGGTGGTTCCGCAGCGATGGGCAGCCGGTGAGCGCGAAGATCCGGTTCATCGACAAGAATGGAAGGGAAGTCGAGAGGCACTTCGCCCACGGCAAGAGCGTCCCGCCGTGCATGGCCTGCACCGTCATCCTTCCCCTGCTCATCTGCCCCGAGGAGGAAATGAAGTGTCAGCACAAGAAGAAATAG
- a CDS encoding O-antigen ligase family protein produces the protein MRRLAWAAPVLLVAGVFGSVFAMWPVPPVDPLDFFQPKAAVLILVAFVTAALVVAREPECRLDLEAGGLLLFLALGVLSVLTVAVNRSLAWSSMGVSAGGVLAFLVARTLPARSRQSVLTAVVATLLLAALVATLEAFRLTFRLSTPHRIPGGPLGNRNALSHLLVLGLPATALLALGERRWGRVLAFAAALASGYVLVLARSRGAWLGGGLAVVLLTGVVGSATRRAGRGSPWRRGAVVLVALMLGGAAALVLPNRLNWRSPHPYRDTLATLVEADTGSGHGRMVQYERSLLMAREYWPLGTGPGNWSVHYPRFAAPDDPSVHRGSFEPTNRHPSSDWIAVLSERGFMACALLALVALRVLLLTGRALLRAPTREDALAGGTAAATFLALAWLGAIDAVLVTPGAACVAAVLLGVLLPRQPDDTWHVAVLTASTPRALRGGVAVTLCALGALGAAREVARLVLRESARTTPHLEAVEERVSRFAADDYPSRMTLALRWTVKGSCDRAAPHLAAATQLLPEAAAPGQLALRCRSRQGEEPAPPQPGAPGGSPSSQAKPHMLRPARAGQQRRPSPGRWR, from the coding sequence ATGAGGCGTCTGGCGTGGGCGGCCCCCGTCCTCCTCGTGGCGGGGGTGTTCGGCAGCGTGTTCGCGATGTGGCCCGTTCCGCCTGTCGACCCACTGGATTTCTTCCAGCCGAAGGCCGCCGTCCTCATCCTGGTGGCCTTCGTCACGGCGGCCCTCGTCGTCGCACGGGAACCCGAGTGCCGGTTGGACCTGGAAGCGGGAGGGCTGCTGCTCTTCCTCGCGCTGGGGGTGCTCTCGGTGCTGACAGTCGCCGTGAACCGCTCGCTGGCCTGGTCCTCAATGGGGGTGTCGGCGGGCGGCGTGCTCGCCTTCCTCGTGGCGCGCACCCTGCCTGCGAGGTCGCGTCAGAGCGTGCTCACCGCGGTCGTCGCCACGCTCCTCCTCGCCGCGCTCGTCGCCACACTCGAGGCCTTCCGGCTCACGTTCCGGCTCTCCACGCCGCACCGGATACCCGGCGGGCCCCTGGGCAATCGCAACGCGCTCTCGCACCTGCTGGTGCTGGGGTTGCCGGCGACGGCACTACTCGCGCTAGGGGAGCGGCGATGGGGCCGGGTCCTCGCGTTCGCGGCGGCCCTCGCCTCGGGCTACGTGCTCGTGCTCGCGCGGTCACGCGGCGCGTGGCTCGGGGGAGGGCTGGCGGTGGTGCTCCTCACAGGCGTCGTCGGGTCTGCCACCCGGCGCGCGGGCCGCGGGAGCCCCTGGCGGCGGGGGGCCGTCGTCCTCGTCGCGCTCATGCTCGGCGGCGCAGCGGCGCTCGTGCTCCCCAACCGCCTGAACTGGCGTTCGCCCCATCCCTACCGCGACACCCTCGCGACACTCGTGGAGGCGGACACGGGGAGTGGCCATGGGCGCATGGTGCAGTATGAACGTTCGCTGCTCATGGCCCGCGAGTACTGGCCGCTCGGCACCGGTCCGGGGAACTGGTCCGTCCACTACCCGCGCTTCGCGGCACCGGACGACCCTTCCGTGCACCGAGGCAGCTTCGAGCCCACGAACCGCCATCCCAGCAGCGATTGGATTGCGGTGCTGTCCGAGCGGGGCTTCATGGCCTGCGCGCTGCTGGCACTCGTCGCGCTTCGGGTGCTCCTGCTTACCGGCCGCGCGCTCCTGCGCGCGCCCACGCGGGAAGACGCGCTCGCGGGGGGAACGGCAGCGGCGACGTTCCTTGCCCTGGCGTGGCTCGGAGCCATCGACGCGGTGCTCGTCACCCCCGGCGCGGCCTGCGTCGCCGCGGTCCTCCTGGGCGTGCTGCTCCCAAGACAGCCGGATGACACGTGGCATGTCGCCGTGCTGACGGCGAGCACTCCCCGGGCCCTCCGCGGGGGGGTTGCAGTCACCCTGTGCGCCTTGGGAGCGTTGGGAGCGGCTCGCGAAGTGGCACGGCTCGTCCTCCGCGAGTCGGCGCGAACCACTCCGCACCTCGAGGCCGTCGAGGAGCGCGTCTCCCGGTTCGCCGCGGACGACTACCCCTCACGGATGACCCTGGCGCTTCGCTGGACGGTGAAGGGAAGCTGTGACCGCGCGGCGCCGCACCTTGCCGCGGCCACGCAGCTGCTCCCCGAGGCGGCCGCACCGGGTCAGCTCGCCCTGCGCTGCCGCTCACGACAGGGCGAGGAGCCTGCCCCGCCACAGCCTGGTGCCCCAGGAGGCTCGCCTTCGAGCCAGGCGAAGCCTCACATGCTGAGGCCGGCCCGGGCAGGCCAGCAGCGACGCCCATCCCCTGGGAGATG
- a CDS encoding sporulation-delaying protein SdpB family protein produces the protein MLTRLGSQVRAAIARPLHTNVLGLARTTLALSTMGTLLFSSASDIFRPAVGMPEVPHCGGLTRAGLFCVAGATNLELARWLAVALLAVVASGWRPRVTGVLHWYVASSLFTSGVLVDGGDQAATVLSCLLIPLTLTDPRRWHWEPPVEAADDPAVSGTRLSSMVARFIALTCLWAIRLQVAGIYFQAGVSKLRVTEWRDGTAVYYWFTDPWFGFAEPVRSLVMPVLTSGAAITAITWGSIALEVFLFAGLLATRRTRGVLLALGISFHAAIALVHGLLSFAMVMWAALILFLRPVEEEFGWLRRWTNHWKTLLQPSRALASSATGLLPRRSP, from the coding sequence ATGCTGACACGACTGGGAAGCCAGGTCCGGGCCGCCATCGCGCGCCCACTGCACACCAATGTCCTCGGGCTGGCGCGGACCACGCTCGCGCTGTCCACGATGGGCACGCTGCTCTTCAGCTCCGCGTCCGACATCTTCCGGCCGGCGGTGGGCATGCCCGAGGTGCCCCACTGCGGGGGCCTCACGCGTGCGGGGCTCTTCTGCGTGGCGGGCGCCACGAACCTGGAGCTGGCGCGGTGGCTGGCGGTGGCCCTGCTCGCCGTGGTCGCGAGCGGGTGGCGCCCCCGCGTGACGGGCGTCCTTCACTGGTACGTGGCCTCCAGCCTCTTCACCTCGGGCGTCCTGGTGGACGGGGGAGACCAGGCGGCCACCGTGCTCTCGTGCCTGCTCATTCCCCTGACGCTGACGGACCCCCGGCGCTGGCACTGGGAGCCCCCCGTGGAGGCGGCTGACGACCCGGCGGTGTCGGGCACCCGGCTGTCGAGCATGGTCGCGCGGTTCATCGCGCTCACCTGCCTCTGGGCCATCCGGCTCCAGGTCGCGGGCATCTATTTCCAGGCGGGTGTCTCGAAGTTGCGTGTCACGGAATGGCGTGACGGCACGGCCGTCTATTACTGGTTCACCGACCCCTGGTTCGGCTTCGCGGAGCCGGTCCGCTCGCTGGTCATGCCGGTGCTCACCAGCGGCGCCGCCATCACCGCCATCACCTGGGGGTCGATTGCCCTGGAGGTCTTCCTCTTCGCCGGTCTGCTCGCCACGCGCCGCACGCGCGGCGTGCTGCTCGCGCTCGGCATCTCCTTCCATGCGGCCATCGCGCTGGTTCACGGTCTGTTGAGCTTCGCCATGGTCATGTGGGCCGCGCTCATCCTCTTCCTGCGTCCCGTCGAGGAGGAGTTCGGCTGGCTTCGCCGGTGGACGAACCATTGGAAGACCCTGCTCCAGCCCTCGCGCGCCCTGGCGAGTTCGGCGACAGGCCTGCTCCCCCGTCGCTCCCCATGA